Proteins co-encoded in one Pseudomonas fluorescens genomic window:
- the ftsW gene encoding putative lipid II flippase FtsW: MSLRNIIKPYPSPIITGRGIDLDFPMLAGCLALLGLGLIMIASASTEVGAVQSGSALYYMTRHLIYVVLGLGACIVTMMIPIATWQRLGWLMLIGAFGLLVMVIIPGIGREVNGSMRWIGFSFFNVQPSEIAKVFVVIYLAGYLVRRQKEVRESWMGFFKPFIVLLPMAGLLLMEPDFGATVVMMGAAAAMLFLGGVGLFRFSLMVVLAVAAVVLLIQMQPYRMARLTNFADPWADQFGAGYQLSQALIAFGRGEWLGVGLGNSVQKQFYLPEAHTDFVFSVLAEELGAVGSLCTVALFVFVCIRGMYIGLWAEKAKQFFAAYVAYGLSFLWIGQFLINIGVNVGLLPTKGLTLPFLSYGGSSLVICCACLGLLLRIEWESRTHLGSEEMEFHESDFAEEPNHGR; the protein is encoded by the coding sequence ATGAGCCTGCGAAACATCATCAAACCGTATCCGTCTCCGATCATCACCGGACGTGGGATCGACCTCGACTTCCCCATGCTCGCCGGTTGCCTGGCGCTGCTCGGCCTGGGGCTGATCATGATCGCCTCGGCCTCGACCGAGGTGGGTGCGGTGCAATCGGGCAGCGCTCTCTACTACATGACCCGTCACCTGATCTATGTGGTGCTGGGCCTGGGCGCGTGCATCGTCACCATGATGATTCCGATCGCCACCTGGCAGCGTCTGGGCTGGCTGATGCTGATCGGCGCATTCGGTCTGTTGGTGATGGTGATCATCCCGGGGATCGGCCGTGAGGTGAACGGTTCGATGCGCTGGATCGGCTTCAGCTTCTTCAACGTTCAGCCGTCCGAAATCGCCAAGGTGTTCGTGGTGATTTACCTCGCCGGTTATCTGGTGCGTCGCCAGAAGGAAGTGCGCGAGAGCTGGATGGGCTTCTTCAAGCCGTTCATCGTGCTGCTGCCGATGGCGGGCCTGCTGCTGATGGAACCGGACTTCGGTGCCACCGTTGTGATGATGGGGGCTGCAGCGGCGATGCTGTTCCTTGGCGGGGTCGGGCTGTTCCGGTTCTCGCTGATGGTGGTGCTGGCGGTGGCGGCGGTGGTGTTGCTGATCCAGATGCAACCCTACCGGATGGCGCGTCTGACCAACTTCGCCGACCCGTGGGCGGACCAGTTCGGTGCCGGTTATCAATTGTCCCAGGCCTTGATCGCCTTCGGTCGCGGCGAGTGGCTGGGCGTTGGTTTGGGCAACAGCGTGCAGAAGCAGTTCTACCTGCCGGAAGCCCACACTGACTTCGTGTTTTCGGTACTGGCTGAAGAGCTGGGCGCGGTGGGTTCGCTGTGCACCGTGGCGCTCTTCGTGTTCGTGTGTATTCGCGGCATGTACATCGGTCTGTGGGCCGAGAAAGCCAAACAGTTTTTTGCCGCTTATGTTGCCTACGGTCTGTCGTTCCTGTGGATCGGTCAGTTCCTGATCAACATCGGCGTGAACGTCGGCCTGCTGCCGACCAAGGGCCTGACCTTGCCGTTCCTCAGTTACGGCGGCAGTTCCCTGGTGATCTGCTGTGCCTGCCTTGGCCTGTTGCTGAGGATCGAGTGGGAGAGCCGGACCCACCTGGGCAGTGAAGAGATGGAATTCCATGAGAGCGACTTCGCCGAGGAGCCGAACCATGGGCGCTAA
- the mraY gene encoding phospho-N-acetylmuramoyl-pentapeptide-transferase produces the protein MLLLLAEYLQQFYKGFAVFQYLTLRGILGVLTALVLSLCYGPWMIRTLQNRQIGQSVRNDGPQSHLSKSGTPTMGGALILSSIGVSTLLWADLSNRYVWVVLLVTLLFGAIGWVDDYRKVIEKNSRGLPSRWKYFWQSVFGLGAAIFLYMTAATPVETTLILPMLKDYSIPLGAGFIVLTYFVIVGSSNAVNLTDGLDGLAIMPTVMVGGGLGIFCYLSGNVKFAEYLLIPYVPGAGELIVFCGALIGAGLGFLWFNTYPAQVFMGDVGALALGAALGTIAVIVRQEIVLFIMGGVFVMETLSVVIQVASFKLTGRRVFRMAPIHHHFELKGWPEPRVIVRFWIITVILVLIGLATLKLR, from the coding sequence ATGCTGCTGCTGCTAGCGGAGTATCTGCAACAGTTCTACAAAGGCTTCGCGGTCTTCCAGTACCTGACCCTGCGCGGGATTCTCGGTGTGCTGACCGCGCTGGTCTTGTCGCTGTGCTACGGCCCGTGGATGATCCGCACCCTGCAGAACCGTCAGATCGGCCAATCGGTTCGTAACGACGGCCCGCAATCGCACCTGTCCAAATCCGGTACGCCGACCATGGGTGGCGCACTGATTCTGTCGTCCATCGGCGTCAGTACCCTGCTGTGGGCCGACCTGAGCAATCGTTACGTGTGGGTCGTGTTGCTGGTGACCCTGCTGTTCGGTGCCATTGGCTGGGTCGATGACTACCGCAAAGTGATCGAGAAGAACTCCCGTGGTCTGCCGAGTCGCTGGAAGTATTTCTGGCAGTCGGTGTTCGGTCTCGGCGCGGCGATATTCCTTTATATGACTGCCGCCACGCCGGTGGAAACCACCCTGATCCTGCCGATGCTCAAGGACTACAGCATTCCGCTGGGCGCCGGTTTCATCGTGCTGACTTACTTCGTGATCGTCGGTTCGAGCAACGCGGTCAACCTGACCGACGGCCTCGACGGTCTGGCGATCATGCCGACAGTGATGGTCGGCGGTGGCCTGGGCATCTTCTGCTACCTGTCGGGTAACGTGAAATTCGCTGAATACCTGTTGATCCCGTACGTGCCGGGCGCGGGCGAGCTGATCGTGTTCTGCGGCGCGCTGATCGGTGCCGGTCTGGGCTTCTTGTGGTTCAACACCTACCCGGCGCAAGTCTTCATGGGCGACGTCGGCGCACTGGCGCTGGGCGCTGCTCTGGGCACCATCGCGGTGATCGTCCGTCAGGAAATCGTCCTGTTCATCATGGGCGGCGTGTTCGTGATGGAAACCCTGTCAGTCGTCATTCAGGTGGCTTCCTTTAAGCTGACCGGTCGTCGTGTGTTCCGCATGGCTCCGATACACCACCACTTTGAACTCAAGGGCTGGCCCGAGCCGCGCGTGATCGTCCGTTTCTGGATCATCACCGTGATTCTCGTGCTGATCGGCCTTGCCACCCTGAAGCTGAGGTAG
- the murD gene encoding UDP-N-acetylmuramoyl-L-alanine--D-glutamate ligase gives MSLIASDHFRIVVGLGKSGMSLVRFLANRGVAFAVADTRENPPELATLQRDYPHVEVRCGELDVEFLCRADELYVSPGLALATPALQAAAARGVKLSGDIELFARNAKAPIVAISGSNAKSTVTTLVGEMAAAAGKRVAVGGNLGTPALDLLSDDVELYVMELSSFQLETTDQLNAEVATVLNISEDHMDRYSGLPAYHLAKHRIFRGAKQFVVNRQDALTRPLMGEGQPCWTFGLTPPDFKAFGLREENGEKYLAFEFQNLMPVRELKIRGAHNQSNALAALALGHAVGLPFDAMLTALRNFAGLEHRCQWVRDLDGVGYYNDSKATNVGAALAAIEGLGADISGKVVLIAGGDGKGAEFKDLRDPAAAHCRAVILMGRDSDKIGQAIGDAVPLIRATTLIDAVEKCRAAAQPGDVVLLSPACASFDMFKNYEDRGHQFVRAVEELA, from the coding sequence GTGTCTCTGATCGCTTCTGACCACTTCCGCATCGTTGTCGGCCTCGGCAAGAGCGGCATGTCCCTGGTTCGCTTCCTGGCGAACCGGGGTGTGGCGTTTGCCGTGGCCGACACGCGGGAAAATCCACCGGAACTGGCCACGCTCCAGCGTGACTATCCGCACGTGGAAGTGCGTTGTGGCGAGCTGGACGTCGAGTTCCTGTGCCGTGCCGACGAGCTCTACGTGAGCCCCGGCCTGGCGCTGGCGACCCCGGCCCTGCAAGCCGCCGCGGCCCGTGGTGTGAAGTTGTCCGGCGACATCGAGCTGTTCGCGCGTAACGCGAAGGCGCCGATCGTGGCCATCAGCGGTTCCAACGCGAAAAGCACTGTCACCACCCTGGTTGGTGAAATGGCGGCAGCGGCCGGCAAGCGCGTGGCGGTGGGCGGCAACCTCGGTACGCCGGCGCTGGATCTGCTCAGCGATGACGTCGAGCTGTACGTGATGGAACTGTCGAGTTTTCAGCTGGAAACCACCGATCAGCTCAACGCCGAAGTGGCGACCGTGCTCAACATCAGCGAAGACCACATGGACCGCTACAGCGGCCTGCCGGCCTATCACCTGGCCAAGCACCGGATCTTCCGTGGCGCGAAACAATTCGTGGTCAACCGTCAGGACGCCCTGACCCGGCCACTGATGGGCGAGGGCCAGCCATGCTGGACCTTCGGCCTCACCCCACCCGACTTCAAGGCGTTCGGTCTGCGCGAAGAGAATGGCGAGAAATACCTGGCCTTCGAATTCCAGAACCTGATGCCGGTGCGTGAACTGAAGATTCGCGGCGCCCACAACCAGTCGAACGCCCTGGCGGCGCTGGCGCTCGGGCACGCAGTCGGGCTGCCGTTCGACGCCATGCTAACGGCCCTGCGCAACTTCGCCGGCCTCGAACATCGCTGCCAGTGGGTGCGTGACCTGGACGGCGTCGGTTACTACAACGATTCCAAAGCCACCAACGTCGGCGCCGCCCTGGCCGCCATCGAAGGCCTGGGTGCGGACATCAGCGGCAAGGTCGTGCTGATCGCCGGCGGCGACGGCAAGGGTGCCGAATTCAAGGACCTGCGCGATCCGGCGGCTGCCCATTGCCGCGCCGTGATCCTGATGGGCCGTGACTCCGACAAAATCGGCCAGGCCATCGGTGATGCCGTGCCGCTGATCCGCGCCACCACGCTGATCGACGCCGTCGAGAAATGCCGCGCCGCCGCCCAGCCGGGTGACGTGGTGCTGCTGTCGCCGGCCTGCGCCAGTTTCGACATGTTCAAGAATTACGAAGACCGTGGTCACCAGTTCGTCCGCGCCGTGGAGGAACTGGCATGA
- the murC gene encoding UDP-N-acetylmuramate--L-alanine ligase, with protein sequence MVENQKAMPQPEMRRIRRIHFVGIGGVGMCGIAEVLLNLGYAVSGSDLKASPVTERLESFGAQIFIGHRAENAAAADVLVVSSAVNTSNPEVATALERRIPVVPRAEMLAELMRYRHGIAVAGTHGKTTTTSLIASVFAAGGLDPTFVIGGRLNAAGTNAQLGTSRYLIAEADESDASFLHLQPLVAVVTNIDADHMATYDGDFNKLKKTFVEFLHNLPFYGLAVMCLDDPVVREILPQVKRPTMTYGFSEDADVRAINVRQQGMQTFFTVLRPDREPLDVSVNMPGNHNVLNSLATICIATDEGVSDEAIVQGLSGFQGVGRRFQVYGELPVDGGNVMLVDDYGHHPTEVAAVIKAVRGGWPERRLVMVYQPHRYSRTRDLYDDFVNVLADANVLLLMEVYPAGEEPIPGADSRKLCNSIRQRGQLDPIYIERGVDLAPLVKPLLRAGDILLCQGAGDIGGLAPKLLKSELFAGAVAAPVEGKLK encoded by the coding sequence ATGGTTGAGAATCAGAAAGCCATGCCGCAACCGGAAATGCGCCGCATCCGTCGCATCCACTTCGTCGGAATCGGCGGCGTGGGCATGTGCGGTATTGCTGAAGTGCTGCTGAACCTGGGTTACGCCGTGTCCGGTTCCGACCTGAAGGCTTCGCCGGTCACCGAGCGCCTGGAATCCTTCGGTGCGCAGATTTTCATCGGCCACCGTGCCGAGAACGCCGCTGCTGCCGATGTGCTGGTAGTGTCGAGCGCCGTCAACACGTCCAACCCGGAAGTGGCGACCGCACTGGAACGCCGCATCCCGGTGGTACCGCGTGCCGAAATGCTTGCCGAACTGATGCGCTACCGCCACGGCATCGCCGTCGCCGGTACCCACGGCAAGACCACCACCACCAGCCTGATCGCTTCGGTGTTTGCGGCCGGTGGCCTGGATCCGACCTTCGTCATCGGTGGCCGTCTGAACGCCGCGGGCACCAATGCCCAGCTCGGCACCAGCCGTTACCTGATCGCCGAGGCCGATGAAAGCGACGCCAGTTTCCTGCACCTGCAGCCGCTGGTGGCTGTGGTGACCAACATCGACGCCGACCACATGGCGACCTACGACGGTGACTTCAACAAACTGAAGAAAACCTTCGTCGAGTTCCTGCACAACCTGCCGTTCTACGGTCTGGCGGTGATGTGCCTGGACGATCCGGTGGTGCGTGAAATCCTGCCGCAGGTGAAACGTCCGACCATGACCTACGGCTTCAGCGAAGACGCCGACGTGCGCGCCATCAATGTGCGCCAACAAGGCATGCAGACCTTCTTCACTGTGCTGCGCCCTGATCGCGAGCCGCTGGATGTGTCCGTGAACATGCCGGGCAACCACAACGTGCTCAATTCCCTGGCGACCATCTGCATCGCTACCGACGAAGGCGTCAGCGATGAAGCCATCGTACAGGGCCTGTCCGGGTTCCAGGGTGTCGGCCGCCGCTTCCAGGTCTACGGCGAACTGCCGGTGGACGGCGGCAACGTGATGCTGGTCGACGACTACGGTCATCACCCGACCGAAGTCGCGGCCGTCATCAAGGCTGTACGCGGTGGCTGGCCTGAGCGCCGTCTGGTGATGGTCTACCAGCCGCACCGCTATAGCCGCACCCGCGACCTGTACGACGATTTCGTCAATGTACTGGCCGACGCCAACGTGCTTCTGCTGATGGAAGTCTATCCGGCCGGCGAAGAGCCGATCCCGGGTGCCGACAGCCGCAAGCTGTGCAACAGCATCCGTCAGCGCGGTCAACTGGACCCGATCTACATCGAGCGTGGTGTCGACCTGGCGCCGCTGGTCAAGCCGTTGCTGCGTGCCGGCGACATTCTGTTGTGCCAGGGCGCCGGCGACATCGGCGGTCTTGCACCGAAACTGTTGAAAAGCGAGTTGTTCGCCGGTGCCGTGGCCGCACCGGTCGAGGGGAAGTTGAAATGA
- a CDS encoding peptidoglycan D,D-transpeptidase FtsI family protein, which produces MKLEGALFPWRFRLVVGLLGMMVAAICWRIIDLQVIDRDFLKGQGDARSVRHIPIPAHRGLITDRNGEPLAVSTPVTTLWANAKEMQLAKEKWPALAAALGQDPKALAERLEAQANKEFIYLVRGLTPEQGQAVLDLKVPGVYGIEEFRRFYPAGEVTAHMVGFTDIDDHGREGVELAYDEWLAGVPGKRQVIKDRRGRLIKDVQVTKNAKAGKPLALSIDLRLQYLANRELRNAIIENGAKAGSLVIMDVKTGEILAMVNQPTYNPNNRRNLQPAMMRNRAMIDVFEPGSTMKAISMSAAIETGRWKPSDTVEVYPGSLQIGKYTIKDVSKTEGPVLDLTGILINSSNVGMSKVAFDIGGETIFRLAQKVGLGQDTGLGFPGERVGNLPNYREWRKAETATLSYGYGVSVTAIQLVHAFSALANNGRLAPLTLIKTDKAPQTTQVLPEAVAKTMQGMLQQVIEAPRGVFRAQVPAYHVAGKSGTARKTSVGTKGYAENSYRSLFAGFGPMSDPRYAIVVVIDEPTKAGYFGGLVSAPVFSRVMSGTLRLMNITPDNLPNTQQANATPAVPLKANGGRG; this is translated from the coding sequence ATGAAACTCGAAGGGGCACTCTTCCCGTGGCGCTTCCGTCTGGTCGTTGGTCTGCTGGGCATGATGGTGGCCGCGATCTGCTGGCGCATCATCGACCTGCAGGTGATCGACCGTGACTTCCTCAAGGGGCAGGGCGATGCACGTAGCGTTCGTCACATTCCGATCCCGGCGCACCGTGGTTTGATCACCGACCGCAATGGCGAGCCTCTGGCCGTGAGTACGCCGGTGACCACGTTATGGGCCAACGCCAAGGAAATGCAGCTGGCCAAAGAAAAGTGGCCGGCACTCGCCGCTGCCCTGGGCCAAGACCCGAAAGCCCTGGCCGAGCGCCTCGAAGCCCAGGCGAACAAGGAATTCATTTATCTGGTGCGCGGACTGACCCCCGAGCAGGGCCAGGCTGTGCTCGACCTGAAAGTGCCGGGCGTCTACGGCATCGAAGAGTTCCGCCGGTTCTATCCGGCCGGTGAAGTCACTGCGCACATGGTCGGGTTCACCGACATCGACGACCACGGCCGTGAAGGTGTCGAACTGGCCTACGACGAGTGGCTGGCCGGCGTACCCGGCAAGCGGCAAGTCATCAAGGATCGGCGCGGACGGCTGATCAAGGATGTCCAGGTCACCAAGAACGCCAAGGCCGGCAAGCCCTTGGCGTTGTCCATTGACCTGCGTCTGCAATACCTGGCCAACCGCGAGCTGCGCAACGCGATCATCGAGAACGGCGCCAAGGCCGGCAGTCTGGTGATCATGGACGTGAAGACCGGCGAGATCCTCGCCATGGTCAACCAGCCGACCTACAACCCGAACAACCGTCGCAACCTGCAGCCGGCGATGATGCGTAACCGCGCGATGATCGACGTGTTCGAACCGGGTTCGACCATGAAGGCGATCTCGATGAGCGCCGCGATCGAAACCGGCCGCTGGAAACCGAGCGACACCGTCGAGGTGTATCCGGGTTCCCTGCAGATCGGCAAGTACACCATCAAAGACGTATCGAAGACCGAAGGTCCGGTGCTTGACCTGACCGGCATTCTGATCAATTCCAGTAACGTTGGTATGAGTAAGGTCGCGTTCGACATTGGCGGCGAAACCATTTTCCGTCTCGCACAAAAGGTCGGTCTCGGCCAGGACACCGGCCTCGGCTTCCCGGGTGAACGTGTCGGCAACCTGCCGAACTACCGCGAGTGGCGTAAAGCTGAAACCGCAACGCTGTCCTACGGCTACGGTGTTTCGGTGACCGCGATCCAGCTGGTGCACGCGTTCTCGGCATTGGCCAACAACGGTCGTCTCGCACCGCTGACTCTGATCAAAACCGACAAGGCGCCGCAGACCACCCAGGTGCTGCCGGAAGCCGTGGCGAAAACCATGCAGGGCATGCTGCAGCAAGTAATCGAAGCACCACGTGGCGTGTTCCGTGCTCAAGTCCCGGCGTATCACGTGGCCGGGAAGTCGGGTACCGCCCGCAAGACCTCGGTGGGCACCAAGGGCTATGCCGAAAATTCCTATCGCTCGCTGTTCGCCGGTTTCGGCCCGATGAGCGATCCGCGTTATGCCATCGTCGTGGTGATCGATGAACCGACCAAGGCCGGCTACTTCGGTGGTCTGGTGTCGGCGCCGGTGTTCAGCCGTGTGATGTCCGGCACTCTGCGCCTGATGAACATCACCCCGGACAACCTGCCGAATACCCAGCAAGCCAATGCCACCCCGGCTGTTCCGCTGAAAGCCAATGGAGGGCGCGGCTGA
- a CDS encoding UDP-N-acetylmuramoyl-tripeptide--D-alanyl-D-alanine ligase produces MLKALKLSELTNALDARLISADASFDGVSIDSRAIKAGQLFVALTGPRFDGHDYLNEVAAKGAVAALVEREVADSTLPQLLVKDTRQALGQLGALNRAAFTRPVAAVTGSSGKTTVKEMLASILRTRGSVHATRGNLNNDLGVPLTLLELAPEHSAAVIELGASRLGEIAYTVGLTKPHVAILNNAGTAHVGEFGGPEKIVEAKGEIIEGLAADGIAVLNLDDKAFGIWKLRAAGRKVLTFALSNTQADFHASDLATDARGCPAFNLHSPEGVERVQLNLLGTHNVANALAAAAAAHALGVSLFGIATGLGAVQPVKGRTVAQLAKNGMRVIDDTYNANPTSMCAAVDILAGFSGRTVLVLGDIGELGDWAEQGHRDVGEYARGKVSALYAVGPNMVHAVNAFGNEAHHFGTQAELIQALGAEQDKNTTILIKGSRSAAMENIVAALCGSSLEKH; encoded by the coding sequence ATGCTTAAGGCCCTGAAACTCAGCGAACTGACCAACGCACTCGACGCGCGGTTGATCAGCGCGGACGCAAGCTTCGACGGCGTGAGCATCGACAGCCGCGCCATCAAGGCTGGCCAACTGTTTGTTGCATTGACCGGTCCGCGCTTCGACGGTCATGACTATCTGAACGAGGTCGCTGCCAAAGGCGCCGTTGCTGCATTGGTCGAGCGCGAAGTCGCCGACAGCACGCTGCCACAATTGCTGGTCAAGGACACCCGTCAGGCCCTCGGTCAACTGGGCGCATTGAACCGTGCCGCGTTCACCAGACCGGTTGCGGCCGTGACCGGCTCCAGCGGCAAGACCACGGTCAAGGAAATGCTCGCGAGCATCCTGCGTACGCGCGGCTCGGTACACGCGACCCGTGGCAACCTGAACAACGACCTCGGCGTACCGCTGACCCTGCTCGAACTTGCCCCGGAGCACAGCGCGGCAGTGATCGAACTGGGTGCCTCGCGTCTGGGTGAAATCGCTTACACCGTCGGGCTGACCAAGCCGCACGTAGCGATCCTCAACAACGCCGGCACCGCTCACGTTGGCGAGTTCGGCGGGCCCGAGAAAATCGTTGAAGCCAAAGGCGAAATCATCGAAGGGCTGGCCGCCGATGGCATCGCCGTGCTGAATCTCGATGACAAGGCATTCGGTATCTGGAAGCTCCGCGCCGCCGGTCGCAAAGTGCTGACTTTCGCGCTGAGCAACACGCAAGCGGATTTCCACGCCAGCGATCTGGCCACTGATGCCCGAGGCTGCCCGGCGTTCAACCTGCACAGTCCTGAAGGTGTGGAACGGGTTCAACTGAACCTGCTCGGCACCCATAACGTCGCCAATGCCCTGGCCGCTGCCGCTGCTGCTCACGCCCTGGGCGTGTCGCTGTTCGGCATCGCCACCGGGCTTGGCGCGGTACAACCGGTCAAGGGTCGCACCGTCGCGCAACTGGCGAAAAACGGCATGCGCGTGATCGATGACACTTACAACGCGAACCCCACCTCCATGTGCGCGGCCGTTGATATACTCGCCGGCTTTTCCGGCCGCACCGTCCTGGTGCTCGGGGATATCGGCGAGTTGGGCGACTGGGCGGAGCAGGGGCACCGCGACGTGGGCGAATACGCCCGGGGCAAGGTTTCCGCGCTTTACGCCGTCGGGCCGAACATGGTCCACGCCGTGAACGCATTCGGCAACGAGGCGCATCACTTCGGCACGCAGGCCGAACTGATCCAGGCCCTCGGCGCCGAGCAGGATAAAAACACCACCATTTTGATCAAGGGTTCGCGCAGCGCAGCGATGGAAAACATCGTTGCGGCCCTGTGCGGGTCCAGTCTGGAGAAACATTAA
- the murG gene encoding undecaprenyldiphospho-muramoylpentapeptide beta-N-acetylglucosaminyltransferase: MGANVLIMAGGTGGHVFPALSCAREFQARGYTVHWLGTPRGIENDLVPAAGLELHRINATGLRGKGKLSLLKAPFMLLKSVWQARAIIRRLRPVCVVGFGGYVTGPGGIAAKLAGVPVIVHEQNAVAGTANRLLVPFAARVCEAFPDTFTLSDSRRTTGNPVRSELFLETPRAALAGRKARLLILGGSLGAEPLNKLLPEALSQVAVDLRPEVFHQAGKNHDEVTAERYRAVGVDAQVQPFIKDMAQAYGWADLVVCRAGALTVSELAAAGLPSMLVPLPHAIDDHQTRNADYLAREGAAFLMPQRTTGAADLAARLTEVLMQPQRLEEMARAARRLAKPEATRSVVDTCLEVAHG, encoded by the coding sequence ATGGGCGCTAACGTATTGATCATGGCCGGCGGTACCGGTGGCCACGTGTTCCCGGCGCTGTCCTGCGCCCGTGAATTTCAGGCGCGGGGTTACACCGTGCACTGGCTCGGCACGCCACGGGGGATCGAGAACGACCTGGTGCCGGCCGCCGGCCTCGAATTGCATCGCATCAACGCCACTGGCCTGCGTGGCAAGGGCAAGCTGTCGTTGCTCAAGGCACCGTTCATGTTGCTGAAATCGGTCTGGCAGGCGCGGGCGATCATTCGCCGCCTGCGTCCGGTGTGCGTGGTTGGTTTCGGTGGTTATGTGACCGGTCCTGGTGGCATTGCCGCCAAACTGGCCGGCGTGCCGGTAATCGTTCACGAGCAGAACGCTGTGGCTGGCACCGCCAATCGGTTGCTGGTGCCGTTCGCCGCCCGGGTGTGTGAAGCGTTCCCCGACACCTTTACCCTGTCGGACAGCCGCCGTACCACCGGCAACCCGGTGCGCAGCGAGCTGTTCCTCGAAACACCGCGTGCGGCCCTGGCCGGACGCAAGGCGCGTTTGCTGATCCTGGGCGGAAGCCTGGGGGCAGAACCGTTGAACAAGTTGCTGCCTGAAGCCCTGTCGCAAGTCGCTGTCGACCTGCGTCCGGAGGTGTTTCATCAGGCCGGCAAAAATCACGATGAAGTGACTGCAGAGCGCTACCGCGCTGTCGGCGTGGACGCGCAGGTGCAGCCCTTCATCAAGGACATGGCTCAGGCCTATGGCTGGGCTGACCTGGTGGTGTGCCGCGCAGGCGCATTGACCGTCAGCGAGCTGGCCGCCGCCGGTCTGCCGTCGATGCTGGTGCCCTTGCCCCACGCGATCGACGATCACCAGACCCGCAACGCCGATTATCTGGCCCGTGAAGGCGCTGCCTTCCTGATGCCGCAAAGAACGACTGGTGCCGCGGACCTTGCCGCGCGCCTGACAGAGGTCTTGATGCAACCGCAACGACTTGAAGAAATGGCCCGAGCGGCCCGCCGTCTGGCGAAACCCGAAGCCACCCGCAGCGTGGTCGATACCTGTCTGGAGGTGGCCCATGGTTGA
- a CDS encoding UDP-N-acetylmuramoyl-L-alanyl-D-glutamate--2,6-diaminopimelate ligase, translating into MSLSLNKIFPHAGHDLLIRELALDSRNVRAGDLFLAVPGGKFDGRAHIADALTRGAAAVAYEVEGATVLPITDVPLIPVKGLAAQLSDIAGRFYGEPSHHLNLVGVTGTNGKTSVTQLVAQALDLLGQHCGIVGTLGSGFHGSLQSGLHTTPNPIAVQATLGDLKKAGAKAVAMEVSSHGLDQGRVTALAFDVAVMTNLSRDHLDYHGTMEAYAEAKAKLFAWNDLKCRVVNLDDDFGRQLAAEKRESRLITYSLLDSSAYLYVREAQFDDHGVRATLVTPQGEHHLRSTLLGRFNLSNVLAAVGALLGLDYALDEILKVLPKLEGPAGRMQRLGGGTQPLVVVDYAHTPDALEKVLTALRPHVKGQLLCLFGCGGDRDRGKRPLMAEVVERLADRVLVTDDNPRTEDPAVIFDDIRAGFTAVDNVTFVAGRGQAIAQLIASASADDVIVLAGKGHEDYQEINGERHAFSDLVEADHALTAWEVAHA; encoded by the coding sequence ATGTCTCTTAGTCTGAACAAGATATTCCCCCACGCCGGCCACGATCTGTTGATCCGTGAACTGGCGCTCGACAGCCGCAACGTACGCGCAGGCGACCTGTTCCTCGCGGTGCCGGGCGGCAAGTTCGACGGTCGTGCGCACATTGCTGACGCACTCACCCGTGGGGCGGCCGCCGTGGCTTACGAAGTGGAAGGCGCCACCGTGTTGCCGATCACTGATGTGCCGCTGATTCCGGTCAAAGGTCTGGCAGCGCAGTTGTCGGATATCGCCGGACGTTTTTACGGTGAACCAAGCCATCACCTGAACCTGGTGGGCGTCACCGGCACCAACGGCAAGACCAGCGTGACCCAGCTTGTTGCCCAGGCGCTGGACCTGCTCGGTCAGCACTGCGGCATCGTCGGCACCCTCGGTTCCGGTTTCCATGGCTCGCTGCAAAGCGGCCTGCACACCACGCCGAATCCGATTGCCGTGCAGGCGACCCTGGGCGACCTGAAAAAGGCCGGTGCCAAAGCCGTGGCCATGGAAGTTTCGTCCCACGGCCTGGATCAGGGCCGGGTCACCGCGCTGGCGTTCGACGTGGCGGTGATGACCAACCTTTCCCGCGATCACCTCGATTACCACGGCACCATGGAGGCCTACGCCGAAGCGAAAGCCAAGCTGTTCGCCTGGAATGACTTGAAGTGCCGCGTGGTCAATCTGGACGACGATTTCGGCCGGCAACTGGCCGCTGAAAAACGTGAGTCGCGCCTGATCACTTACAGCCTGCTCGACAGCAGCGCGTATCTATATGTCCGCGAAGCACAGTTCGACGACCATGGCGTGCGCGCCACGCTGGTGACGCCGCAGGGCGAACACCATCTGCGCAGCACGCTGCTCGGTCGTTTCAACCTGAGCAACGTACTGGCCGCGGTCGGCGCCTTGCTTGGCCTGGATTACGCCCTCGACGAAATCCTCAAGGTGCTGCCGAAACTCGAAGGCCCGGCCGGACGCATGCAACGTCTCGGTGGTGGCACCCAGCCGCTGGTGGTGGTCGATTACGCCCACACGCCCGATGCGCTGGAAAAGGTTCTGACTGCGTTGCGTCCGCACGTCAAAGGCCAACTGTTGTGCCTGTTCGGCTGTGGCGGTGACCGTGATCGCGGCAAACGCCCGTTGATGGCCGAAGTGGTCGAGCGTCTGGCCGACCGCGTGCTGGTCACCGATGACAATCCGCGTACCGAAGATCCAGCGGTGATCTTCGATGACATCCGCGCCGGCTTCACGGCTGTGGATAACGTGACGTTCGTGGCCGGTCGTGGCCAGGCCATCGCACAACTGATTGCCAGCGCCTCGGCGGATGACGTGATTGTCCTGGCCGGCAAAGGTCATGAGGACTATCAGGAAATCAACGGCGAGCGCCACGCATTCTCCGATCTGGTCGAGGCCGATCACGCCCTGACCGCCTGGGAGGTGGCCCATGCTTAA